Below is a genomic region from Phacochoerus africanus isolate WHEZ1 chromosome X, ROS_Pafr_v1, whole genome shotgun sequence.
atgtcgAAGCAGTCTTGCATCAGGGAAATAAACCCCATTTGGTCATGATGAATAATCCTTTTACCTGTTGCTGGCTtcaatttgcttatattttgtttatttattatttaatttatttatttcttttttttgtctttttgccttttctagggccactcccgcagcatatggaggttcccaggctaggggtcgaattggagctgtagctgccggcctacgctagagccacagccacgcaggacctgagccacgtcttcgacctacaccacagctcacggcaacgccagatccttaacccattgagcgaggccagggattgaacccacaaccacatggttcctagtcggattcgctaaccactgcgccacgacgggaactccatcaatttgcttatattttgttaaggattttcaCATCTGTATTCACAAGGAATGttattctgtcattttcttctcttgtgattttttttttttttagcctaagTATCAGGGTAATAATTGGCTTCATAGAGTTGGCAAGTGTTCCTCTTCTATCTTCTGAAAGATTTTGTGGAGTGTGGATACTATTTCTCTTTAAATTGTTAATGAAATTAACCCATGAAACCATCAAACTTTAGGCTTTTTCGTTTTGCAGGATTGAAGCTTCCTAATTGCTTACTGTTGGTGATGGGATGTTAAATGGTGCAGTCATGCGAGGGCCATGCCTGGGTTTCAGATCTATCGGTCAACTGTCTTGGGGAGATACTATGGAGCGGCTGGaggatgaggaaataaaaattaaaaccacacccACCCATAATGGCTACAGTGAAAAAGATGGAAActaccaagtgttgacaaggatgtggggcAACTAGAACTCCTATACTGTGCTGGGGGGAGTGTACAGTGGtgcagccactttagaaaactGGCTTGATAAACTAAAGCTGAGCAGATGGATgataccatatgacctagcagttCAACTCCTAAATATATACCTAACGGAAGTTCATAAATATGCTCGCCCATCGATGTCCTTAAgtatttatagcagcactattcctaATAGCCCCAAGCTGCAAACAACACAGATGTCCATCAatgagagaatggaaaaatatattgtaGAACATTCACAGAATAGAATATAACATGACAATGAGTCATCTACAACTACATTCAACAATAAGGACAACTCTcacatttaaaatgtgaatgaaagAAGATAGACACTTAAGAGGTAttactaaaatatgaaatataattgttgattccattcatataaacTATCAAGCAGACAAAACTATTTAGGTCAGGGTAGTGTttatctgggggtggggaggagggcaagTAAAGCCTGGAAGGGAGCACAAGGAGTTTTCCTGGGGTGCTCATCATGTTCTTGATCTGAGTATGTTCAGTTTGTGAGAATTCATTGAGTTGTATGCTTATGATATATGCATTTTCTGTATgcatttactttaataaaaaggtttaaaaacaaaataaaattacgtGCTAGAAATAGAGCCTGttatgagtatttaaaaaaaaaaacattcaaggTAAAATGAGAAAGTGTCTGTCTACCAGTGCTTTGAAAAAAGCAGTGCTCTTTCTGGAGACGTCTTCCAGTTATTCaactataataaactataatcGTATCTTAGCCAAACCAACTACAATGCAACAAGACTTTATCTCATAGCAATCTACACAGAATTACTCTGAATGTGCATGTAGAAAATGAATGTATCGAATTAACTAAATGGGAAGAGAAACAATCAAAATTTTATGTATTGaaactcaatttctttctttctttttctttttcttttttttttgtctttttgctatttcttgggccgctcccacggcatatggaggttcccaggctaggggtcaaattggagctgtagccactggcctacaccagagccacagcaacacgggatcgtcaacccactgagcaagggcagggaccaaacccgcaacctcatggttcctagtcggattcgttaaccactgcaccacgacgggagctcctgaaacTCAATTTCTTAACTATTCTTTTTCAAACAGGAATCCCAGAGAGAGCAGAAGCTTCAGTGGACGAGAATGGAAGTCCAAAATGCTGTGGACTTTGCTAGGATCAGCTATTAAGGGGATAAGAAGTTGATGGTCTGCAGCTTACATAAATGATAGCTTTTGGAGTACAGGCTAGAAGGTAGGCCTACTATTTTCAAGTGTGAATCACCTGCTGCCACAGCATGGAATCAGTGAGGGAAGAACTGCCACCTTTGGGTGTGTGTAACATTTCATAACTATATTCCTGTAACATCGGCTAGAGCTATGCTTACTTTGTCAATGCATCAAGTCagacttttaagtttaaaaattctacttcattaaaaaaaaatataccatGGCGGCTCctcaaagggaagagaaagagtggTTCCTCCTGGCAACCTTTTCTGTGTCTTAAATGTTAATGACCACAAAAACGTCTGGCTTCTACTCACAGATCTACGTTCCCAAATAGATTTTTGCCTTAACTTCAGTGCCCTGGAGGTGTTTGGACAGTGAATGCTCTTCTTCTCAccctagaaatttttaaaaaaaggccagTATCGAGTACATTTACTACCTACAGTATGAATAAATAATCAGTGCTGAATTTATTAAGCCCTTTATCCAAAAAGTGAAACAGAAGAAATTACAAGTTATCTCCTGGTGTGTCTATTTCTACCACTTCCAGGAGATTGAGTCCCTGTGTGAGTCATGAAACCAAACAGGGCTATTGCTCAAATGCTTTATCAAAGCGTCTCCCTACGCATATAACTGCACATCAACTGTGGTGATGCAGGTACTTGTATTTCCAACTGACTAAAGGATACGTGGCTTTGTCTGCCTTCTGTTCACTTATGCTGTCTGTAGTCTGTCATCTCTACGTGCCCCTACACAATGACTGCAGCAGCATCAGCCACTCCTCGTCCTCACTATGAGATGGCTGGTGCAGATCTAGTTGTGATTTCCAGCTGAAGGCGTTTTCAGTCACTGGCTTTGTACAGTTTTTCTCCACTGTGAGTTTTCTGGTGTTTAATGAGATTTGATCTGTCAGTGAAAGCCTTCTGACATTCTGTACAAGCATAAGGTTTCTTTCCTGTATGAATTATCTGATGCATACTTAGTGTGGCTTTCTGAATGAAAGCTTTCCCGCATTTACTGCATTCATAGTGTCTTTCTCCAGTATGAGATTTCTGATGGATAGTGAGGCGTGACTTCCAGGTGAAGGTTTTTCCACAATCACTGCATTTATAGGGTTTCTCTCTAGTATGGATTTTCTGGTGTGTTATGAGATTTGACCTATCAGTGAAGGCCTTTCCACATTCAGCACATATAttgggtttctctcctgtgtgaattTTCTGATGCACACGGAGTTGTGACTTCTTCGTGAAGCACTTCCCACAGTCACTGCATTCataaggcttctctccagtatgaattctatGATGCGCAATGAAATGTGATTTCTGgatgaaggccttcccacattcagGACAcgcatagggtttctctcctgtatggATTCTCTGATGCACACTGAGTGTTGATTTCTGgataaaggctttcccacattcattgcatTCATAGTGTCTCTCTCCAATGTGAGATTTCTGATGTATCTTGAGGCGTGACTTCCATATGAAGGCCTTTCCACAGCCGTTGCACTTATAAGGTTTCTCTCCGGTATGAGTTTTTTGGTGTTTGATGAGATTTGATTGAtcactgaaagccttcccacattCGGCACACATatatggtttctctccagtatgagtttTCTGATGGGTAGTGAGATTTGTCCTGTGAGTGAACACCTTTCCACATTCTGTACATATGTAAGGCTTTTCTCCTGTATGAATTCTTTGATGCACATGGAGTTGTGATTTCTTAATGAATGATTTCCCACAGTCGCTGCATTCATAAGGtttttctccagtatgaattctctgatgtgtATTGAAATGGGACTTCTGgatgaaggccttcccacattcagTGCATACATAGGGTTTCTCGCctgtgtgaattctctgatgcaTCCTGAGTGCTGATTTTCTTGTAAAGGCTTTCCCGCATTCACTGCATGCATAgtgtttctctccagtatgagtttTCTGATGTATATTGAGGTCGGAATTCTGGGAGAAGCCTCTTCCACATTCACTGCATTCATAAGGTTTTTCTCCTGTATGAATTCTCATATGTCTAAAAAGATATGATCTGTGGAAAAAGGCTTTTCCACACTCACTGCATTTATAGGGTTTCTGCCCAGTATGAATTTTCTGATGTGTAATGAGGTTTGACCTGAGAGTAAAGGCCTTCCCACACTGAGCACATATAAAGGGTTTCTCTCTTGTATAAACACTTTGAGGCACCTCAATTTGTGGCTTCTGAGCGAAGATGTTCTCACTTTTGTTGCATTCATGGGACTTTTCTCCAGCATGTATTATTCTCTGATGCTCAAAAAGATGTGACTTCTGGGTGAGGGTCTTTACATATTCAGCACATTCATAAAGCTTTTCTCCAGTATGAATTTTCTGATGGTGGGTGAGAATTTGTTTATGGCCAAGATGTTTTTCACATCGATTAAGTTCACAGGAATTTGCTCTTGTATTAGCAGCATTCTCGTTCTTAGTCGAGGAAGAGCTATGGGCAAAATTGTTGCCATTTTCAAAAATCTTATCAAAGTTCTTTGTTGCATTGCTTTTATTATGATTATGTAAGTTTAAAGTATGCTTCAAATTCTTTCCAAATGTGTCACAGTTACGGAGTCTTTTAATTGAAGGAACATGTCTGCTACtcacatgaattattttttcGATGTTTTTATACTCGTAGCCTCTCTCCTTAATCAATACTTTCATGTGACTTAaaggattatttccattttcttgataTCCCTCTAGCTGGTCATTATCTTGCCACAGTTCTAAAATGGAACATAATGAATC
It encodes:
- the ZNF41 gene encoding zinc finger protein 41 isoform X2 gives rise to the protein MKVLIKERGYEYKNIEKIIHVSSRHVPSIKRLRNCDTFGKNLKHTLNLHNHNKSNATKNFDKIFENGNNFAHSSSSTKNENAANTRANSCELNRCEKHLGHKQILTHHQKIHTGEKLYECAEYVKTLTQKSHLFEHQRIIHAGEKSHECNKSENIFAQKPQIEVPQSVYTREKPFICAQCGKAFTLRSNLITHQKIHTGQKPYKCSECGKAFFHRSYLFRHMRIHTGEKPYECSECGRGFSQNSDLNIHQKTHTGEKHYACSECGKAFTRKSALRMHQRIHTGEKPYVCTECGKAFIQKSHFNTHQRIHTGEKPYECSDCGKSFIKKSQLHVHQRIHTGEKPYICTECGKVFTHRTNLTTHQKTHTGEKPYMCAECGKAFSDQSNLIKHQKTHTGEKPYKCNGCGKAFIWKSRLKIHQKSHIGERHYECNECGKAFIQKSTLSVHQRIHTGEKPYACPECGKAFIQKSHFIAHHRIHTGEKPYECSDCGKCFTKKSQLRVHQKIHTGEKPNICAECGKAFTDRSNLITHQKIHTREKPYKCSDCGKTFTWKSRLTIHQKSHTGERHYECSKCGKAFIQKATLSMHQIIHTGKKPYACTECQKAFTDRSNLIKHQKTHSGEKLYKASD
- the ZNF41 gene encoding zinc finger protein 41 isoform X1 — its product is MPANRSSPQWSPTRTAVGHSSVCEASVSFEDVTVDFSREEWQHLDPAQRRLYRDVTLENYSHLRSVGYHVPKPEVICKLEQGEGPWTLEEETPHQSCSDENIGQTQQQRISGEVSFHCEKFGQSIGKDSLCSILELWQDNDQLEGYQENGNNPLSHMKVLIKERGYEYKNIEKIIHVSSRHVPSIKRLRNCDTFGKNLKHTLNLHNHNKSNATKNFDKIFENGNNFAHSSSSTKNENAANTRANSCELNRCEKHLGHKQILTHHQKIHTGEKLYECAEYVKTLTQKSHLFEHQRIIHAGEKSHECNKSENIFAQKPQIEVPQSVYTREKPFICAQCGKAFTLRSNLITHQKIHTGQKPYKCSECGKAFFHRSYLFRHMRIHTGEKPYECSECGRGFSQNSDLNIHQKTHTGEKHYACSECGKAFTRKSALRMHQRIHTGEKPYVCTECGKAFIQKSHFNTHQRIHTGEKPYECSDCGKSFIKKSQLHVHQRIHTGEKPYICTECGKVFTHRTNLTTHQKTHTGEKPYMCAECGKAFSDQSNLIKHQKTHTGEKPYKCNGCGKAFIWKSRLKIHQKSHIGERHYECNECGKAFIQKSTLSVHQRIHTGEKPYACPECGKAFIQKSHFIAHHRIHTGEKPYECSDCGKCFTKKSQLRVHQKIHTGEKPNICAECGKAFTDRSNLITHQKIHTREKPYKCSDCGKTFTWKSRLTIHQKSHTGERHYECSKCGKAFIQKATLSMHQIIHTGKKPYACTECQKAFTDRSNLIKHQKTHSGEKLYKASD